One genomic window of Solanum dulcamara chromosome 10, daSolDulc1.2, whole genome shotgun sequence includes the following:
- the LOC129905008 gene encoding protein SEEDLING PLASTID DEVELOPMENT 1-like, giving the protein MIVDTFNEIGGDGDIPHAGIGNARGMRHKMLIEAVENQIPQVIVIDEIGTKLEAMAASTIAQRRIQLVATAHGVTIENLVMNRALEMLDGGVQSVTLGDEEASRKGVQKSVLERKGPSSFSCGVEIISKAELRVHPYLDATVDTILAGLLLVLPPKS; this is encoded by the exons ATGATTGTTGACACCTTTAATGAAATTGGTGGGGATGGTGATATACCTCACGCAGGAATAGGTAATGCTCGGGGGATGCGACACAAG ATGCTGATAGAAGCAGTGGAAAATCAAATTCCACAAGTGATTGTAATAGATGAGATCGGTACTAAGCTTGAGGCAATGGCTGCAAGCACCATTGCACAACGACGAATTCAGTTAGTTGCAACTGCTCATGGTGTAACAATAGAGAATTTAGTCATGAACCGTGCTTTAGAGATGCTGGATGGAGGAGTCCAG AGTGTAACTCTTGGTGATGAAGAGGCAAGCAGGAAAGGCGTTCAGAAATCTGTACTGGAGAGGAAAGGTCCATCATCTTTTAGCTGTGGGGTTGAGATAATCTCCAAGGCAGAATTGAGAGTTCACCCTTATTTAGATGCAACAGTAGATACAATTCTTGCAGGTCTTTTACTAGTTCTCCCTCCTAAGTCCTAG